A window of the Canis lupus baileyi chromosome 1, mCanLup2.hap1, whole genome shotgun sequence genome harbors these coding sequences:
- the RNF146 gene encoding E3 ubiquitin-protein ligase RNF146 isoform X2, producing MAGCGEVDHSINMLPTNRKANESCSNTAPSLTVPECAICLQTCVHPVSLPCKHVFCYLCVKGASWLGKRCALCRQEIPEDFLDKPTLLSPEELKAASRGNGEYAWYYEGRNGWWQYDERTSRELEDAFSKGKKSTEMLIAGFLYVADLENMVQYRRNEHGRRRKIKRDIIDIPKKGVAGLRLDCDSSTVNLARESSADGADSVPAQSGASVQPLASSARPPASVDGPLTSPATPSPDASTSLEDSFAHLHLGGDSIAERSHRGEGEEDHESPSSGRVPAPDTSVEETESDASSESEEVPALGAQHSLTHQRLLVPSVNQTVSDRSDRSGTDRPVAGGGTVNAGVRSRRPDGQCTVTEV from the coding sequence ATGGCTGGCTGTGGTGAAGTTGATCACTCGATAAACATGCTTCCTACGAACAGGAAAGCGAATGAGTCCTGTTCTAACACTGCGCCTTCGCTCACTGTCCCCGAATGTGCCATTTGCCTGCAGACCTGCGTCCACCCCGTCAGTCTCCCGTGTAAGCATGTGTTCTGCTATCTGTGTGTAAAGGGAGCTTCATGGCTTGGAAAGCGATGTGCCCTGTGTCGACAAGAAATTCCTGAAGATTTCCTTGACAAGCCAACCTTACTGTCCCCAGAAGAACTCAAGGCAGCAAGTCGAGGAAACGGTGAATATGCGTGGTATTACGAAGGAAGAAATGGGTGGTGGCAGTATGACGAGCGCACTAGTAGAGAGTTGGAAGATGCTTTTTCCAAAGGTAAAAAGAGCACTGAAATGTTAATTGCTGGGTTTCTGTATGTTGCTGATCTTGAAAATATGGTTCAATACAGGAGAAATGAGCACGGACGTCGCAGGAAGATTAAGCGGGATATAATAGATATACCAAAGAAGGGAGTAGCTGGACTTAGGCTGGACTGTGACTCCAGCACGGTCAACCTAGCGAGAGAGAGCTCTGCCGACGGAGCGGACAGCGTGCCAGCGCAGAGTGGAGCTTCCGTTCAGCCCCTGGCGTCTTCTGCGAGGCCCCCAGCATCGGTGGATGGTCCCTTAACAAGCCCTGCCACGCCGTCCCCGGATGCGAGCACTTCTCTGGAAGactcttttgctcatttgcaccTCGGTGGAGACAGCATAGCTGAAAGGAGTCACaggggggaaggagaagaggatcACGAGTCGCCGTCCTCGGGCAGGGTCCCCGCACCAGACACCTCCGTGGAGGAGACCGAGTCCGATGCCAGTAGTGAAAGCGAGGAAGTACCTGCGCTTGGTGCACAGCACTCCTTGACCCACCAGAGACTTTTGGTTCCTAGTGTAAACCAGACAGTATCTGATAGATCAGATCGATCGGGGACTGATCGACCAGTCGCAGGGGGTGGAACAGTGAATGCTGGTGTCCGGTCTAGAAGACCTGATGGCCAGTGCACAGTAACTGAAGTTTAA
- the RNF146 gene encoding E3 ubiquitin-protein ligase RNF146 isoform X1, with amino-acid sequence MMAGCGEVDHSINMLPTNRKANESCSNTAPSLTVPECAICLQTCVHPVSLPCKHVFCYLCVKGASWLGKRCALCRQEIPEDFLDKPTLLSPEELKAASRGNGEYAWYYEGRNGWWQYDERTSRELEDAFSKGKKSTEMLIAGFLYVADLENMVQYRRNEHGRRRKIKRDIIDIPKKGVAGLRLDCDSSTVNLARESSADGADSVPAQSGASVQPLASSARPPASVDGPLTSPATPSPDASTSLEDSFAHLHLGGDSIAERSHRGEGEEDHESPSSGRVPAPDTSVEETESDASSESEEVPALGAQHSLTHQRLLVPSVNQTVSDRSDRSGTDRPVAGGGTVNAGVRSRRPDGQCTVTEV; translated from the coding sequence GATGGCTGGCTGTGGTGAAGTTGATCACTCGATAAACATGCTTCCTACGAACAGGAAAGCGAATGAGTCCTGTTCTAACACTGCGCCTTCGCTCACTGTCCCCGAATGTGCCATTTGCCTGCAGACCTGCGTCCACCCCGTCAGTCTCCCGTGTAAGCATGTGTTCTGCTATCTGTGTGTAAAGGGAGCTTCATGGCTTGGAAAGCGATGTGCCCTGTGTCGACAAGAAATTCCTGAAGATTTCCTTGACAAGCCAACCTTACTGTCCCCAGAAGAACTCAAGGCAGCAAGTCGAGGAAACGGTGAATATGCGTGGTATTACGAAGGAAGAAATGGGTGGTGGCAGTATGACGAGCGCACTAGTAGAGAGTTGGAAGATGCTTTTTCCAAAGGTAAAAAGAGCACTGAAATGTTAATTGCTGGGTTTCTGTATGTTGCTGATCTTGAAAATATGGTTCAATACAGGAGAAATGAGCACGGACGTCGCAGGAAGATTAAGCGGGATATAATAGATATACCAAAGAAGGGAGTAGCTGGACTTAGGCTGGACTGTGACTCCAGCACGGTCAACCTAGCGAGAGAGAGCTCTGCCGACGGAGCGGACAGCGTGCCAGCGCAGAGTGGAGCTTCCGTTCAGCCCCTGGCGTCTTCTGCGAGGCCCCCAGCATCGGTGGATGGTCCCTTAACAAGCCCTGCCACGCCGTCCCCGGATGCGAGCACTTCTCTGGAAGactcttttgctcatttgcaccTCGGTGGAGACAGCATAGCTGAAAGGAGTCACaggggggaaggagaagaggatcACGAGTCGCCGTCCTCGGGCAGGGTCCCCGCACCAGACACCTCCGTGGAGGAGACCGAGTCCGATGCCAGTAGTGAAAGCGAGGAAGTACCTGCGCTTGGTGCACAGCACTCCTTGACCCACCAGAGACTTTTGGTTCCTAGTGTAAACCAGACAGTATCTGATAGATCAGATCGATCGGGGACTGATCGACCAGTCGCAGGGGGTGGAACAGTGAATGCTGGTGTCCGGTCTAGAAGACCTGATGGCCAGTGCACAGTAACTGAAGTTTAA